A genome region from Streptomyces pratensis includes the following:
- a CDS encoding 5-(carboxyamino)imidazole ribonucleotide synthase — MTFPVVGMVGGGQLARMTHEAGIPLGLKFKLLSDTPQDSAAQVAGEVVIGDYRDLETLRAFARGCDVITFDHEHVPTEHLRALEADGIPVRPGPDALVHAQDKGVMRAKLTEIGAPCPRHRLVADPADAAAFAEEVGGFPVILKTVRGGYDGKGVWVVRSEADAAEPFRAGVPVLAEEKVDFTRELAANIVRSPHGQAVAYPVVESIQVDGVCDTVIAPAPDLDEGLAGEAQQLALRIAAELGVVGHLAVELFETRDGRILVNELAMRPHNSGHWTQDGAVTSQFANHVRAVLDLPLGDPRPRAGWTVMCNVLGGDYPDMYQAYLHCMARDPQLKIHMYGKDVKPGRKVGHVNTYGDDLADVRERARHAADYLRGTITE; from the coding sequence GTGACGTTCCCTGTAGTCGGCATGGTCGGCGGCGGTCAGCTCGCCCGTATGACCCACGAGGCCGGCATCCCCCTCGGCCTGAAATTCAAGCTCCTCAGTGACACCCCTCAGGATTCGGCCGCCCAGGTGGCCGGTGAAGTCGTCATCGGCGACTACCGCGACCTGGAGACGCTGCGCGCCTTCGCACGCGGCTGTGACGTGATCACCTTCGATCACGAGCACGTGCCGACCGAGCACCTGCGTGCCCTGGAGGCGGACGGCATTCCCGTGCGCCCCGGCCCCGACGCTCTGGTGCACGCCCAGGACAAGGGGGTGATGCGCGCGAAGCTCACGGAGATCGGCGCGCCGTGCCCCCGGCACCGCCTCGTCGCGGACCCGGCGGACGCCGCTGCCTTCGCCGAGGAGGTGGGCGGCTTCCCCGTGATCCTCAAGACGGTCCGGGGAGGATACGACGGCAAGGGCGTCTGGGTGGTCCGGTCCGAGGCGGACGCCGCCGAGCCCTTCCGGGCCGGTGTCCCCGTCCTCGCCGAGGAGAAGGTCGACTTCACGCGGGAGCTGGCGGCCAACATCGTCCGCTCGCCCCACGGCCAGGCCGTCGCCTACCCCGTCGTCGAGTCCATCCAGGTCGACGGGGTCTGCGACACCGTCATCGCCCCGGCGCCCGACCTGGACGAGGGCCTCGCCGGTGAGGCCCAGCAGCTCGCGCTGCGCATCGCCGCCGAGCTCGGTGTGGTGGGCCACCTCGCCGTCGAGCTCTTCGAGACGCGCGACGGCCGCATCCTCGTGAACGAGCTCGCGATGCGCCCGCACAACTCCGGGCACTGGACCCAGGACGGTGCGGTCACCTCACAGTTCGCCAACCACGTGCGGGCCGTCCTGGACCTCCCGCTCGGCGACCCGCGCCCGCGCGCCGGCTGGACGGTCATGTGCAACGTCCTCGGCGGCGACTACCCGGACATGTACCAGGCGTACCTGCACTGCATGGCCCGCGATCCGCAGCTCAAGATCCACATGTACGGCAAGGACGTGAAGCCGGGCCGCAAGGTGGGCCACGTCAACACCTACGGCGATGATCTGGCGGACGTGCGGGAGCGCGCCCGGCACGCAGCCGACTACCTGCGAGGAACGATCACCGAATGA
- a CDS encoding GtrA family protein: MSERGALRTRLDLLAREVAKFGAVGALGLVVNIVVSNLIWRTTDIPVVRAGLMGTVVAILFNYVGFRYWTYRDRDKTGRTRELTLFLLFSAVGAVIETGVLYAATYGFGWNSPVQSNVFKIVGIGVATLFRFWSYRTWVFKTLPAKEAVLNAERFLEQRRPSDEVAPGPVPH, translated from the coding sequence ATGAGCGAACGGGGCGCACTGCGGACCCGGCTTGATCTGCTGGCCCGGGAGGTCGCCAAGTTCGGCGCCGTCGGCGCACTCGGTCTTGTCGTCAACATCGTCGTCTCCAACCTGATCTGGCGCACCACGGACATTCCGGTGGTGCGCGCCGGACTGATGGGGACGGTCGTCGCCATCCTCTTCAACTACGTCGGCTTCCGCTACTGGACCTACCGGGACCGCGACAAGACCGGCCGGACCCGGGAGCTGACGCTGTTCCTGCTGTTCAGCGCCGTCGGCGCGGTCATCGAGACGGGCGTGCTCTACGCGGCGACGTACGGCTTCGGGTGGAACAGCCCGGTCCAGAGCAACGTCTTCAAGATCGTCGGCATCGGGGTCGCCACACTGTTCCGCTTCTGGTCCTACCGCACCTGGGTGTTCAAGACGCTGCCCGCCAAGGAGGCCGTGCTCAACGCGGAACGATTTCTGGAACAGCGGCGACCCTCCGACGAAGTAGCGCCCGGCCCCGTGCCCCACTGA
- a CDS encoding ATP-binding protein, producing MRRRLINSTLAVVLVVIAVFGVSLVIVETRTISNSAQESVDSEAFRLISVVESRLLGAERITPEVLAEQVDPSRYARVEIPGRAPIEVGERPTDSDVTRSTETGEQGEKVTVEESRSAVTREVGRTLLIIGAVALLAIISAVLLAVRQADRLTSPLTDLAETAERLGSGDPRPRHKRYGVTELDRVADVLDSSAERIARMLTAERRLAADASHQLRTPLTALSMRIEEISVTDDPETVKEEANIALTQVERLTDVVQRLLTNSRDPRTGSAVAFDLDEVVKQQIEEWRPAYRSAGRAVVCSGKHGLEAVGTPGAVAQVLAALIENSLMHGGGTVALRTRITGNQVVVEVTDEGPGVPADLGARIFERTISGRNSTGIGLAVARDLAEADGGRLELLQQQPPVFALFLSRVAPSRKESVRPVR from the coding sequence ATGCGCCGCCGACTGATCAACTCCACACTCGCAGTGGTGCTCGTCGTGATCGCCGTCTTCGGCGTCTCCCTCGTCATCGTCGAGACCCGCACCATCAGCAACAGTGCCCAGGAAAGTGTCGACTCCGAAGCCTTCCGGCTGATCAGCGTCGTCGAGAGCCGGCTGCTCGGCGCCGAGCGGATCACCCCCGAGGTCCTCGCCGAGCAGGTGGACCCCAGCCGCTACGCCCGCGTGGAGATCCCCGGGCGCGCCCCCATCGAGGTCGGCGAGCGTCCCACGGACAGCGACGTCACCCGGAGCACCGAGACGGGGGAGCAGGGTGAGAAGGTCACCGTCGAGGAGTCCCGCTCCGCCGTGACCCGCGAGGTGGGACGCACCCTGCTGATCATCGGCGCGGTGGCGCTGCTCGCCATCATCTCCGCCGTACTCCTCGCCGTACGCCAGGCCGACCGGCTGACCTCGCCGCTCACCGACCTCGCCGAGACCGCCGAACGCCTCGGATCGGGCGACCCCCGCCCCAGGCACAAGCGGTACGGGGTCACGGAGCTGGACCGGGTCGCCGATGTCCTGGACTCCTCCGCCGAGCGGATCGCCCGGATGCTGACCGCGGAGCGGCGCCTCGCCGCGGATGCCTCGCACCAGCTCCGCACACCCCTGACCGCGCTGTCCATGCGGATCGAGGAGATCTCCGTCACCGACGACCCGGAGACGGTGAAGGAGGAGGCGAACATCGCGCTCACCCAGGTCGAGCGGCTCACGGACGTGGTGCAGCGGCTGCTGACGAATTCACGTGACCCGCGCACCGGCTCCGCCGTGGCCTTCGACCTCGACGAGGTCGTCAAGCAGCAGATCGAGGAATGGCGTCCCGCCTACCGCAGCGCCGGCCGTGCCGTCGTCTGCTCGGGCAAGCACGGGCTGGAAGCCGTCGGCACCCCGGGGGCCGTCGCCCAGGTCCTCGCCGCGCTGATCGAGAACTCGCTGATGCACGGGGGCGGCACGGTCGCGCTGCGGACCCGCATCACCGGCAACCAGGTCGTCGTCGAGGTCACGGACGAGGGGCCCGGTGTCCCCGCCGACCTCGGGGCGCGGATCTTCGAGCGCACCATCAGCGGCCGCAACTCCACCGGAATCGGTCTCGCCGTCGCCCGGGACCTCGCCGAGGCCGACGGCGGCCGCCTCGAACTGCTCCAGCAGCAGCCCCCGGTCTTCGCGCTCTTCCTCAGCCGGGTCGCGCCGAGCCGCAAGGAATCCGTACGCCCGGTGCGCTGA
- a CDS encoding response regulator transcription factor, translated as MTRVLLAEDDASISEPLARALRREGYEVEVREDGPTALDAGLQGGVDLVVLDLGLPGMDGLEVARRLRADGHAVPILVLTARADEVDTVVGLDAGADDYVTKPFRLAELLARVRALLRRGATEHAPQPATHGVRIDVESHRAWMGDEELQLTAKEFDLLRVLVRDAGRVVTRDQLMREVWDTTWWSSTKTLDMHISWLRKKLGDDAANPRYIATVRGVGFRFEKS; from the coding sequence ATGACCCGTGTACTGCTCGCCGAGGACGACGCATCCATCTCGGAGCCACTGGCTCGCGCCCTGCGCCGTGAGGGTTACGAGGTCGAGGTCCGCGAGGACGGTCCGACCGCGCTGGACGCCGGACTCCAGGGGGGCGTCGACCTGGTCGTCCTCGACCTGGGGCTGCCCGGGATGGACGGCCTCGAGGTCGCCAGGCGGCTGCGCGCCGACGGTCACGCCGTGCCGATCCTGGTGCTCACCGCCCGGGCCGACGAGGTCGACACGGTCGTCGGCCTCGACGCCGGGGCCGACGACTACGTCACCAAGCCCTTCCGCCTGGCCGAGCTCCTCGCCCGGGTCCGCGCCCTCCTGCGCCGCGGCGCCACCGAGCACGCCCCGCAGCCCGCCACGCACGGCGTCAGGATCGACGTCGAGTCCCACCGGGCCTGGATGGGTGACGAGGAACTCCAGCTCACCGCCAAGGAGTTCGACCTGCTGCGGGTCCTCGTGCGGGACGCGGGCCGGGTCGTCACCCGCGACCAGCTGATGCGTGAGGTCTGGGACACCACCTGGTGGTCCTCCACCAAGACCCTCGACATGCACATCTCCTGGCTCCGCAAGAAGCTCGGCGACGACGCGGCCAATCCGCGCTACATCGCCACCGTCCGGGGCGTCGGCTTCCGGTTCGAGAAGAGCTGA
- a CDS encoding oligopeptide:H+ symporter: protein MASSLTKDSASTSGSEKTFFGHPRGLATLFMTEMWERFSYYGMRALLPLYLIAPNGLHMNPATATAIYSVYLSLVYLLAMPGGWFGDRVWGPRKTVAIAGGVIMLGHLTLALPSEGTFFAGLGLVAIGSGLLKSNISTMVGHLYDGPDDPRRDGGFTIFYMGINMGAFAAPLVIGTVGENVNWHLGFALAALGMGLGVAQFLLGTRHLNERSLVVPKPLSADERASTLRKSMIWLGIAALFYIGTVVTGVYTLNWLLVPITIAGLVIPVMVLVRIKRDKELSQTEQKKMSGYIWFFVAAAIFWMIYDQGGSTLAIFADSSAENSVLGWDFPVSWYQSVNPVLIMALAPVFAAFWMALNRRGKEPSTVVKFSSGLVLVGASFFLFLAPLTIAGDGHKAAAMWLVAIYFVQTVGELTLSPVGLSVTTKMAPAKYASQMMGVWFLAVTAGDCTTGLLSLAGVELNGTGVVALQATLAVLAGVAIFMYRGKVKELMGNVR, encoded by the coding sequence ATGGCGTCCAGCCTGACGAAGGACTCGGCCAGTACTTCTGGTTCGGAGAAGACCTTCTTCGGCCACCCCCGCGGCCTGGCCACTCTCTTCATGACGGAGATGTGGGAGCGTTTCAGCTACTACGGCATGCGCGCCCTTCTCCCGCTCTACCTGATCGCTCCCAACGGGCTTCACATGAACCCCGCCACGGCCACGGCGATCTACTCGGTCTACCTGTCGCTGGTGTACCTGCTCGCCATGCCCGGCGGCTGGTTCGGCGACCGCGTCTGGGGACCCCGCAAGACCGTCGCCATCGCGGGCGGCGTCATCATGCTCGGCCACCTGACGCTGGCCCTGCCCTCGGAGGGCACCTTCTTCGCCGGGCTCGGCCTGGTGGCGATCGGCTCCGGTCTGCTGAAGTCCAACATCTCGACGATGGTCGGCCACCTCTACGACGGCCCGGACGACCCGCGCCGTGACGGTGGATTCACGATCTTCTACATGGGCATCAACATGGGTGCCTTCGCCGCCCCGCTGGTCATCGGCACCGTCGGCGAGAACGTGAACTGGCACCTCGGCTTCGCCCTGGCGGCACTCGGCATGGGACTCGGCGTCGCCCAGTTCCTGCTCGGCACCCGCCACCTGAACGAGCGCAGCCTCGTCGTGCCCAAGCCGCTCTCCGCGGACGAGCGCGCCTCCACCCTGCGCAAGTCGATGATCTGGCTGGGCATCGCGGCCCTCTTCTACATCGGCACCGTCGTCACCGGCGTCTACACGCTGAACTGGCTGCTGGTCCCGATCACGATCGCCGGCCTGGTCATCCCGGTCATGGTCCTGGTGCGCATCAAGCGCGACAAGGAGCTCAGCCAGACCGAGCAGAAGAAGATGTCCGGCTACATCTGGTTCTTCGTGGCCGCCGCCATCTTCTGGATGATCTACGACCAGGGCGGTTCGACCCTGGCGATCTTCGCCGACTCCTCCGCGGAGAACTCGGTCCTCGGCTGGGACTTCCCGGTCTCCTGGTACCAGTCGGTCAACCCGGTCCTGATCATGGCTCTGGCCCCGGTCTTCGCCGCCTTCTGGATGGCGCTGAACCGGCGGGGCAAGGAGCCGAGCACGGTCGTGAAGTTCAGCTCCGGCCTGGTGCTGGTCGGAGCGTCGTTCTTCCTCTTCCTGGCGCCGCTGACCATCGCGGGCGACGGCCACAAGGCCGCCGCGATGTGGCTGGTCGCGATCTACTTCGTGCAGACCGTCGGCGAGCTGACGCTGTCCCCGGTCGGCCTGTCGGTCACCACGAAGATGGCCCCGGCCAAGTACGCCAGCCAGATGATGGGTGTCTGGTTCCTGGCCGTGACCGCCGGTGACTGCACCACCGGCCTGCTCTCCCTCGCGGGTGTCGAGCTCAACGGCACCGGGGTGGTGGCCCTCCAGGCCACGCTCGCGGTCCTCGCGGGTGTCGCGATCTTCATGTACCGCGGCAAGGTCAAGGAGCTCATGGGCAACGTCCGCTGA
- a CDS encoding ATP-binding protein, with amino-acid sequence MSTTRQHPPGGLGREPDGMGTASAVPADRQWRTLSLRQATGIVPMARDFARQALHDWGWLPASGADRRAAAEDVLLVVSELVTNACLHAGGPEELRIACSAKALRVEVVDSGAGQPAPRTPHRAGRPGGHGMFIVQRLCLDWGVTRAPDQPGKTVWAELAAPA; translated from the coding sequence ATGAGCACCACCCGGCAGCATCCGCCGGGCGGCCTCGGCCGCGAGCCGGACGGCATGGGCACCGCCTCTGCCGTGCCCGCTGACCGGCAGTGGCGCACGCTCTCGCTGAGACAGGCCACCGGCATCGTGCCCATGGCCCGTGACTTCGCCAGGCAGGCGCTCCACGACTGGGGCTGGCTGCCCGCGTCGGGCGCCGACCGGCGGGCCGCAGCGGAGGACGTCCTGCTGGTCGTCTCCGAGCTCGTGACGAACGCCTGCCTGCACGCCGGCGGCCCCGAGGAGCTCCGTATCGCCTGCTCGGCCAAGGCGCTCCGGGTCGAGGTCGTCGACAGCGGCGCGGGTCAGCCTGCGCCGCGTACCCCGCACCGCGCGGGGCGGCCCGGCGGGCACGGCATGTTCATCGTGCAGCGGCTGTGCCTCGACTGGGGCGTGACGCGTGCCCCGGACCAGCCCGGCAAGACCGTCTGGGCGGAGCTCGCGGCGCCCGCGTAG
- a CDS encoding STAS domain-containing protein: MDRGTVGSANRGRLQVEVRTEGRSEVVTPVGELDHHTADLLREPLESAVEQGHTRLVVDCARLDFCDSTGLNVLLGARLKAEAAGGGVHLAAMQPVVARVFEITGAEAVFTVHASLEDALAG; encoded by the coding sequence ATGGACCGCGGGACGGTCGGCAGTGCGAACCGGGGTCGGCTACAGGTCGAAGTCCGGACCGAGGGCCGCAGTGAAGTCGTGACACCGGTGGGTGAGCTCGATCACCACACCGCCGATCTGCTGCGGGAGCCTCTGGAGAGCGCGGTCGAGCAAGGACACACGCGCCTGGTGGTCGACTGCGCGCGTCTCGACTTCTGTGACTCCACCGGACTCAACGTGCTGCTCGGTGCGCGCTTGAAGGCCGAGGCCGCCGGCGGAGGGGTTCACCTGGCCGCCATGCAGCCCGTGGTGGCCCGCGTCTTCGAGATCACGGGGGCGGAGGCGGTCTTCACCGTCCACGCCTCGCTCGAAGATGCCCTGGCCGGCTGA
- a CDS encoding RNA polymerase sigma factor SigF, translating to MSPRLDVSRTHIATSACPQGPTDSDSAAANAVPGPRTSTGTTRTTTDPTSDDLLPGEGFEGLDGLPEIPPYAEIGALDARALSKTLFARLEVLEEGTHEYSYVRNTLVELNLALVKFAASRFRTRSEPMEDIVQVGTIGLIKAIDRFELSRGVEFPTFAMPTIVGEIKRFFRDTSWSVRVPRRLQELRLDLAKAGDELAQKLDRAPTVAELADRLGIGRDEVVEGMAASNAYTASSLDAKPDDYGDGNEAALADRLGYEDHGIEGIEYVESLKPLIASLPLRDRTILSMRFVSNMTQSEIGEELGISQMHVSRLLSRTLVKLRKGLTVEE from the coding sequence ATGTCACCCCGGCTCGACGTATCGCGTACCCACATCGCGACGTCGGCATGTCCTCAGGGACCGACCGATTCCGACTCCGCTGCCGCGAACGCCGTACCCGGCCCGCGCACCAGCACCGGCACCACCCGCACCACCACCGACCCGACCTCCGACGACCTCCTTCCGGGCGAGGGTTTCGAGGGCCTCGACGGCCTTCCCGAGATCCCGCCCTACGCCGAGATCGGCGCGCTGGACGCGAGGGCCCTGTCGAAGACACTCTTCGCGCGGCTCGAAGTGCTCGAGGAGGGCACCCACGAGTACTCGTACGTCCGCAACACCCTCGTCGAACTGAACCTGGCCCTGGTCAAGTTCGCCGCATCCAGGTTCCGGACCCGCAGCGAACCCATGGAGGACATCGTCCAGGTCGGCACCATCGGCCTGATCAAGGCGATCGACCGCTTCGAGCTCAGCCGGGGCGTGGAGTTCCCGACGTTCGCGATGCCCACGATCGTCGGCGAGATCAAGCGCTTCTTCCGTGACACCAGCTGGTCCGTGCGCGTCCCGCGCCGGCTCCAGGAACTGCGGCTGGACCTGGCCAAGGCCGGCGACGAGCTGGCCCAGAAGCTGGACCGCGCGCCCACGGTCGCCGAGCTCGCCGACCGTCTCGGCATCGGCAGGGACGAGGTCGTCGAGGGCATGGCCGCGAGCAACGCGTACACCGCCAGCTCGCTGGACGCCAAGCCCGACGATTACGGCGACGGCAACGAGGCCGCCCTCGCGGACCGCCTCGGCTACGAGGACCACGGCATCGAGGGCATCGAGTACGTCGAGTCCCTCAAGCCGCTCATCGCCTCGCTCCCCCTGCGCGACCGCACCATCCTCTCCATGCGGTTCGTCTCCAACATGACGCAGTCGGAGATCGGCGAGGAGCTCGGCATCTCGCAGATGCACGTGTCCCGGCTGCTCTCCCGGACCCTGGTCAAGCTCAGGAAGGGCCTGACAGTGGAGGAGTGA
- a CDS encoding DegT/DnrJ/EryC1/StrS family aminotransferase, with amino-acid sequence MGTRLGRDCLYVPSCRMGLYLALRHWCEPGGRILMSPVNDDVILFVVLAAGLRPVQAPLSAADGSIDVDAVPEAVWNGLSAVLTTNLYGNPDPARQLRERCDRLGIPLVEDAAHAIGSTADGKPVGSFGDAAVFSLSKHVGAKAGGFLAVADPALRAPLEQARDALLDPARLTAELTYALRPYAESAVRGLRLAPAAWWALRLLGLQEREGIRMPLRPDDLRQALGAAPSLAAFHSWVRVDMHDYRIAPGRSRLRRVRRLLDRLDERLSLHRAGTGRLLASRWAPPVTAGAPLQPLFRVPLLVADRDAAVAALARHRITVGYLYDPPLDAYAGEPFTDPSPAPAGAAWFARHALPVDPLRAGPVIGILNASGARSAGARSGD; translated from the coding sequence ATGGGCACCCGGCTCGGCCGGGACTGCCTGTACGTCCCGTCCTGCCGGATGGGCCTCTACCTGGCACTCCGCCACTGGTGCGAACCAGGCGGCAGGATCCTGATGTCCCCGGTCAACGACGACGTCATCCTGTTCGTCGTCCTCGCCGCCGGACTGCGGCCCGTCCAGGCCCCGTTGTCGGCCGCGGACGGGTCGATAGACGTGGACGCCGTGCCCGAAGCCGTGTGGAACGGCCTCTCCGCCGTCCTCACCACCAATCTGTACGGCAATCCGGACCCGGCCCGGCAGCTGCGCGAGCGATGTGACCGCCTCGGCATCCCGCTGGTCGAGGACGCCGCCCACGCCATCGGCAGCACCGCGGACGGCAAGCCGGTCGGCTCGTTCGGGGACGCGGCGGTCTTCAGCCTCTCCAAACACGTCGGCGCGAAGGCCGGGGGCTTCCTCGCCGTCGCCGACCCGGCCCTGCGCGCCCCGCTGGAACAGGCCAGGGACGCGCTGCTGGACCCTGCGCGGCTCACCGCCGAACTCACCTACGCCTTACGCCCGTACGCGGAGTCGGCCGTACGCGGACTGCGGCTCGCACCGGCCGCCTGGTGGGCCCTGCGGCTCCTCGGGCTCCAGGAACGGGAGGGGATCCGGATGCCGTTGCGGCCCGACGATCTCCGGCAGGCGCTGGGCGCCGCTCCCTCGCTGGCGGCCTTCCACTCCTGGGTCCGCGTCGACATGCACGACTACCGCATCGCTCCGGGCCGGTCACGGCTGCGCCGCGTCCGGCGTCTGCTGGACCGCCTGGACGAACGGCTCTCCTTGCACCGGGCGGGCACCGGACGCCTCCTCGCCTCCCGCTGGGCGCCACCGGTCACCGCCGGGGCGCCGTTGCAGCCCCTGTTCCGGGTGCCGTTACTGGTGGCCGACCGGGACGCGGCCGTCGCCGCGCTGGCCCGCCACCGCATCACCGTCGGCTACCTCTACGACCCGCCGCTCGACGCCTACGCGGGCGAGCCGTTCACCGACCCGTCCCCCGCCCCCGCCGGTGCCGCCTGGTTCGCCAGGCACGCCCTCCCCGTCGACCCGCTGCGCGCCGGCCCCGTCATCGGGATCCTGAACGCGTCGGGAGCCCGGTCCGCGGGAGCGCGGTCCGGTGACTGA
- a CDS encoding lipopolysaccharide biosynthesis protein codes for MFRNAYALMLSTGVSAALGLGFWLVAARYYTEEAVGQGSAAIAAMRLLASVTATTMIGAVVRYVPRAGRATGSLVARTYLISSVVVTLACVAFLLTLDLWGDSYAPLGTLSAGLVFTGSCVAWAVLTLQDGVLTGLRKAVWVPVGNAVFSIGKLLLLAAFATALPVLGVFVSWAAAIALSVLPLGWLVFRRLIPRQAGADRDREPPRLREIGRFLAGDSVGALFSLAMINLLPVMVAVRFDAAHNGFFYIAYTVGGTMEFMAINMASSLTAHASHSPGRLAEGVHGALRRMAVLLVPVVTVLVLFAPQILTPFGSDYAEHGTLVLRLLAAAALPRVVVELYIGVLRVQGRTGALAVLQGAMCALVLGSAALLLGPTGIAGAGWAMLIAMTAVAAASALGLRSALTGRPPWSSRRPAPESDGFGTSWARLAAQRAREHRAGEYAAGRPSGAVRRRGAPEPVAPAHGPAAHGPHGRARVRPGSGDAQWLWGLLGLAAGLFWIPLSRAALTGRARLTGAELIGALPPVTVTAGVLMVIVHSAAVALRRPRPVLLGAAVLVTVAALHSAPLFLGIPPASASREWHGTLAGLLAGAAGPASPASVLQALPFALQLLCLALAASLLRAAGAHWRVAAATVWVLAVAGWVAQDAFAAVGLPVFLVLFGVTAVVHGVRRRVSGRAPAA; via the coding sequence ATGTTCCGCAACGCCTACGCCCTGATGCTCTCCACCGGTGTCTCCGCGGCACTCGGCCTCGGCTTCTGGCTGGTCGCCGCCCGCTACTACACGGAGGAGGCCGTCGGCCAGGGCTCCGCCGCCATCGCCGCGATGCGGCTGCTCGCCTCGGTCACCGCGACCACGATGATCGGCGCCGTGGTGCGCTACGTGCCCCGCGCCGGGCGCGCGACGGGGTCCCTGGTCGCCCGTACCTACCTGATCAGCTCGGTCGTCGTCACCCTGGCCTGTGTCGCCTTCCTGCTCACTCTGGATCTGTGGGGCGATTCGTACGCCCCGCTCGGCACACTGTCCGCCGGGCTCGTCTTCACCGGCTCCTGCGTCGCCTGGGCGGTCCTCACGCTCCAGGACGGGGTGCTGACCGGGCTGCGCAAGGCCGTCTGGGTGCCCGTCGGCAACGCGGTCTTCTCCATCGGCAAGCTGCTGCTCCTCGCCGCGTTCGCGACCGCCCTCCCCGTCCTCGGTGTCTTCGTGTCCTGGGCAGCGGCCATCGCCCTGTCCGTGCTGCCACTCGGCTGGCTCGTCTTCCGTCGGCTGATCCCACGTCAGGCAGGGGCCGACCGGGACCGGGAGCCGCCACGGCTGCGCGAGATCGGCAGGTTCCTGGCCGGGGACTCGGTCGGCGCGCTCTTCAGCCTGGCCATGATCAACCTGCTGCCCGTGATGGTGGCCGTGCGCTTCGACGCCGCGCACAACGGCTTCTTCTACATCGCCTACACCGTGGGCGGCACCATGGAGTTCATGGCCATCAACATGGCCTCCTCCCTCACCGCGCACGCCTCGCACAGCCCCGGCCGGCTGGCCGAGGGCGTACACGGGGCGCTGCGCCGCATGGCGGTACTGCTGGTCCCCGTCGTCACCGTGCTGGTCCTCTTCGCCCCGCAGATCCTCACCCCCTTCGGCTCCGACTACGCCGAGCACGGCACCCTGGTCCTGCGGCTGCTGGCGGCGGCCGCCCTGCCCCGGGTCGTCGTCGAGCTCTACATCGGCGTGCTGCGGGTGCAGGGCCGCACCGGGGCGCTGGCCGTCCTTCAGGGCGCGATGTGCGCCCTCGTCCTGGGCAGCGCGGCCTTGCTGCTCGGCCCGACGGGGATCGCCGGAGCCGGCTGGGCGATGCTGATCGCCATGACCGCGGTGGCCGCCGCGTCCGCCCTGGGGCTGCGCTCGGCCCTCACCGGGCGGCCCCCGTGGAGCTCCCGGCGTCCGGCGCCGGAGAGCGACGGGTTCGGGACGAGCTGGGCACGGCTCGCCGCGCAGCGTGCCCGGGAGCACCGGGCCGGGGAGTACGCGGCCGGCCGGCCCTCCGGCGCGGTCCGTCGGCGGGGTGCCCCCGAGCCGGTGGCCCCCGCCCACGGTCCCGCCGCCCACGGTCCGCACGGACGGGCGCGAGTCCGGCCCGGGAGCGGCGACGCGCAGTGGCTGTGGGGGCTGCTGGGGCTCGCGGCCGGGCTGTTCTGGATTCCGTTGTCACGGGCCGCGCTCACCGGGCGTGCCCGGCTGACCGGAGCGGAGTTGATCGGCGCGCTGCCACCGGTCACCGTGACCGCGGGGGTGCTCATGGTCATCGTCCACAGCGCGGCCGTCGCCCTGCGCAGGCCACGGCCCGTACTGCTGGGCGCGGCGGTGCTGGTGACCGTGGCGGCCCTGCACTCCGCCCCGCTGTTCCTCGGCATCCCGCCTGCCTCGGCCTCGCGGGAGTGGCACGGGACGCTCGCCGGCCTCCTCGCCGGAGCGGCCGGGCCGGCCTCCCCGGCCTCGGTGCTCCAGGCTCTGCCGTTCGCGCTCCAGCTGCTCTGCCTGGCATTGGCCGCGTCCCTGCTGCGGGCCGCCGGGGCCCACTGGCGGGTCGCGGCCGCCACGGTGTGGGTGCTCGCGGTGGCGGGGTGGGTCGCGCAGGATGCCTTCGCCGCGGTCGGACTGCCGGTGTTCCTGGTCCTGTTCGGGGTGACGGCTGTGGTGCACGGCGTCCGCCGGAGGGTCAGCGGCCGGGCACCGGCTGCTTGA